A stretch of the Sebaldella sp. S0638 genome encodes the following:
- a CDS encoding hemagglutinin repeat-containing protein, whose amino-acid sequence MKKGKWERFINRNIAIGLLLGMLNSFMFADIKLDRNANQNTSIDRAQNGQAAIININTPNNKGISVNDFENFQTKEGVVFNNFGEGVGRSYLAGMMAANPNLSKEQAARLILNRVGGNNRVEIEAFLEVMSSNKTDMVFSSTNGFYLNNTGFINFDKVMFTTSRVDVDGNGNLLPFNIRGGDITVGRDGINAEGVRYLALLSKSINIDGQIHAKDAEVDLIAGNFDYNPDTKEYTKQGTNNNELLISSSAFGSVYGNQIKIVAVNGNVGVNGDVISERVLRINADGTIVTNRMQAKESIDIKAKEFTQESSTYSEGKVKIEADKTSLKGSGTQAGELEVTGNLESNVTVYSKGNITVGGDTKSNGQLLSEGSLEVRGNLEASDLVYGKDEIKVGKSLTNKSDLQSEGNVTVGGDVTNTGKVFSDKNLNIKGNTVNQGTLYGKDSIKIEKNLNSSGNIQTAGDLSAKDTVNTGNIVAEGDINTENIGNSGEVVTNKKLSTKNLDNRTSGKINTGNGISTSGNVSNQGTMNTNGDLIVNEDFENNNIVNAGGTLTAKDVKNTGVLKVSDRIVSRGVTFTNSGEVLTENLDVVVSGNVVNTNKIIVLDNAKLKGNSIINQNYISATNMELVTLSLTNTGTLAADGVLKANNTFINNAGGYIGSNQKVELNNTNLTNSGTIESASIELSGLSGYGNTGLIRGNSVVLTSGGNLTLNGTLHGEDYLQVNGLDILNSGVTTGAGYIEIKGRDIINNTELASEIIVLEGTGTVVNNSMITGENGRISAYNIVNNELIAFSEQLGLIATDKITNNAGMAIYGGELLDIEFNTLENLSGELLSTGLINLKGNYLLNQTGMIQSSGDISMEVTKIDNIGSVKDLNKYELYYETWDGYILTPAEVAANWAGVKLGENKSNKFEGLYRTGLLAALKLPKYQFLLANIFLDDLWALDPNAADYEHFRQGAVEGYFDRYPMSEGSYIRTSSAQFPGVALKGKLKSNAVTTYANISAGNNISITGNELNNKDGKISAGNTAELTVNTITNTTTLGNRIQLKDGVEYYKQEHYGSGSDRKYHVQYWRGLGNGDIAYVTGQASVIEARNLIINTGNLILTPEIDTNSQIITGSTAGGGFVDKKTLNTKSGDGGSGQIVIIKNMDPILDIKATGILPINPLAAQSSLFSTSNDPTSKYLMETRSKYINLNNFYGSDYYLSRIGYDEGSDWNKARRLGDAYYEYLLVTRTLTEKLGTRFINGLSDSELMKAMLDNSVELQKDLQLTVGVALTADQVKALKSDVIWYEYEVVNGEKVLVPKVYLSQATLATIEPDGRNKIGGLELTAINADELRNNGQLIGNGGVTYVNAGRVYNVTNTNELAEIRGNEVTVIATAGNIENIGGRIKGIESVALVVENGDIINSSSTSRTQQYTNSRNSTQHDSILSVGSIESEGMTYIEGKNYISEAGRVSGATTIIDVKENITIGSLTLNGSDRSGSSGDNYANYDSVQKIGSEVIGTDNVILNAGRDITVKGSTVASDGTVQMTAENINILNEVESIRKETKQTDNGFMSTHSIEEKSYQEYAAGSTVVGNNIILDASNDINVRASTIAAVKSGIENTGGNISMVAGNDVNILVDTLDNSYSFKEKKSGFSTNLASGGGSFTAGVSYSKSSLEQQRNGTTVAVSSIISEGSTVIDAGNRVRTEAMQANIGENLVIRGVNGVELLDAKEVYEEKIKQKTTTVGVSLNVGFTPAQLANTVSDVAGNVKDYGFDNTSQTINTLGNGISDLRSVSGLTGNLRGWAETKGYIAVKDVFQHGNLSPDNLRNAAKGLVSASVSASFSQSSYESNTSSTISVAGVINVGKNFVIESEGDVKLVNQKISVGENFVVDAKSFEARAGENTYSNSTKSSSVGGSIGYDIVNNNAMGGLNISGGKSNTNSKYYDNTFIGVGGTFQLTTKDDATFAGVNVIADKLNFDIGKNLNIISLQDEYKSDGKNYGAGINVSGRLEGTKYETGSARPSIGGNYGENHQDSKWVSNQTSIIGENGGNIKVGETLTNIGAVIGSLNEESKLGIEAKKVVIENLKDYNEGENYGIGLSGISLKDPKTVVPQTSIQYGSHDKQQDSNATFVNTEVTEAGKKLNLEELGINTDITKAQVVTKDKVVEQIDTEIHTDLLNETTRNQFIKDVNGLVQLPGDIIKAIQVTMNNEESNFLDNLVGTLRNTDSDMTNTLTMKKKYDEFNKKTNLSPEEKAEQVLLLANESANSMRGDHGIDKDTPILVLFADESKGDEAGAFLREDGMLVVFIDPSKTDVSDAKSVYNTLMFEMNHYNPSNPYVYDQKEKEVTKDTLSHRQEEGFTSIGRKDITGEGNAFYDEIKGSKVLNIGNGIYGSIDPEDLDYRDYSINGFINWGTKKAKNTAIGINNLCNKNEVCKEVKKDAKKVVNVSTKVVVNNTDKVLDAVTDGKLRVSKDIVEQVNKPEGTTKGLKKIVEDTDGSSTKKAKEALVTIIVMDKETSKLSDNEVKKLNGETDKNLDTNTRVVSQQEYDALKPLEEKYPSTGVWGHMWNNLFEGTNYNGYQIKVVGKTENGELVVQESLRTGPLLGGDLNTFYQDMKDNGGIPGTITKIGTVDSWGVGTNYVIGSNLAETESAILGQKMLDVKISGYNLGVLGCVSTIGGCGILANDFYSDIMDTLFPETYGKNNIIRGTIETGVKYTSVGVPEEYQSLVTDVLYFGANSKLAEMGKWEDVGSTLNGLFSKKYEVNSYIDPFGNVYTEKVPIENNLDDLNSKVLEASKNNNLGNQISREKIIEGAKTYEQARNKAFEFIDDIGQTEPYYGTMDRSIGYGKVVGRQSIDGKVRWRVDYDPQKGMHINVEDFRLGKGEKALKYAIPFDGDEKTFEQILKNLNK is encoded by the coding sequence GTGAAGAAAGGTAAATGGGAAAGGTTCATAAACAGGAACATAGCAATAGGTCTTTTATTGGGAATGCTAAATAGCTTTATGTTCGCAGATATAAAGTTAGATAGGAATGCAAATCAAAATACAAGTATAGACAGAGCTCAAAATGGACAGGCTGCGATAATAAATATAAATACGCCGAATAATAAAGGTATAAGTGTAAATGATTTTGAGAACTTCCAAACTAAAGAAGGAGTAGTATTTAACAACTTTGGTGAAGGTGTAGGAAGAAGTTATCTTGCAGGAATGATGGCAGCTAATCCTAATCTTAGTAAGGAACAGGCAGCAAGGCTGATACTGAACAGGGTAGGTGGAAATAACAGAGTAGAAATAGAAGCATTTCTTGAGGTGATGTCAAGTAATAAGACAGACATGGTTTTCTCATCAACGAATGGATTCTATTTGAATAATACAGGCTTCATAAATTTTGATAAAGTGATGTTCACTACATCAAGAGTGGATGTAGACGGAAATGGGAATCTTCTTCCTTTTAATATTAGGGGTGGAGATATAACAGTAGGGCGTGACGGTATAAATGCAGAAGGGGTAAGATATCTTGCACTGTTGTCGAAAAGTATTAATATAGACGGTCAGATACATGCTAAGGATGCAGAAGTAGATTTAATAGCCGGAAACTTTGACTATAATCCTGATACAAAGGAATATACAAAGCAAGGAACGAATAATAATGAACTTTTGATATCATCATCAGCATTTGGAAGCGTATACGGAAATCAGATAAAGATAGTAGCAGTTAACGGTAATGTTGGAGTTAACGGAGACGTTATTTCTGAGCGTGTATTGAGAATAAATGCAGATGGAACGATAGTTACTAATAGAATGCAGGCTAAGGAAAGTATAGATATAAAAGCTAAGGAATTTACACAGGAGTCTTCGACTTATTCAGAAGGTAAAGTGAAGATAGAAGCTGATAAAACTTCACTGAAAGGATCAGGGACTCAGGCTGGTGAACTGGAAGTAACTGGGAATCTTGAAAGTAATGTAACAGTGTATTCAAAAGGGAATATTACTGTTGGAGGAGATACTAAGAGTAATGGACAGCTTTTATCAGAGGGCTCATTAGAAGTAAGAGGTAATCTTGAAGCTTCTGATCTGGTTTATGGAAAAGATGAAATAAAAGTAGGTAAGAGTCTAACTAATAAATCAGATTTGCAAAGTGAAGGAAATGTAACTGTAGGTGGAGATGTTACTAATACAGGGAAAGTTTTTTCTGATAAGAATCTGAATATAAAAGGAAATACAGTAAATCAAGGTACTTTATACGGAAAAGATAGTATAAAGATAGAAAAGAATCTCAATAGCTCTGGTAATATCCAGACAGCAGGAGATTTATCAGCAAAAGATACTGTTAATACAGGAAATATTGTTGCTGAAGGAGATATAAATACAGAAAATATTGGTAACAGCGGAGAAGTAGTTACAAATAAAAAGCTTTCTACAAAAAATTTAGATAACAGAACCAGTGGAAAAATAAATACAGGAAACGGAATAAGCACATCAGGAAATGTATCAAATCAGGGTACTATGAATACTAATGGTGACCTGATAGTAAACGAGGATTTTGAAAATAATAACATAGTAAATGCAGGAGGAACACTGACTGCAAAAGATGTTAAAAATACCGGAGTATTGAAGGTATCGGACAGGATAGTTTCAAGAGGAGTTACATTCACAAACAGCGGAGAGGTACTGACAGAAAACCTGGATGTGGTTGTATCTGGAAATGTTGTTAATACAAATAAAATAATAGTATTGGATAATGCGAAATTAAAAGGGAACAGCATAATTAACCAAAACTATATAAGTGCTACGAATATGGAGCTAGTAACTTTAAGTTTAACAAATACAGGAACACTTGCAGCTGACGGAGTACTTAAAGCTAATAATACCTTTATTAACAATGCTGGCGGATATATAGGTTCAAACCAGAAAGTAGAACTTAATAATACAAACCTAACAAACAGCGGAACAATAGAATCAGCAAGTATTGAATTATCAGGTCTTTCAGGTTATGGAAATACAGGCTTGATAAGAGGAAACAGTGTAGTGCTAACCTCTGGAGGAAACCTGACACTGAATGGAACATTACATGGTGAGGATTATCTTCAGGTAAATGGTCTTGATATACTGAATTCAGGTGTAACAACAGGAGCAGGGTATATAGAGATAAAGGGAAGAGACATTATTAATAATACAGAACTGGCTTCTGAAATAATAGTTTTGGAAGGAACAGGAACTGTAGTAAACAACAGTATGATAACGGGAGAAAATGGAAGAATAAGTGCTTACAACATAGTAAATAATGAGTTAATAGCCTTTTCAGAACAGCTTGGACTGATAGCAACAGATAAGATAACTAATAATGCAGGTATGGCAATATATGGCGGAGAGTTATTAGATATAGAATTTAATACACTAGAAAATTTAAGCGGAGAACTTTTGTCAACAGGACTTATCAATCTAAAAGGAAATTATCTTCTGAATCAAACAGGAATGATACAGAGTTCCGGGGATATTTCTATGGAAGTAACCAAGATAGACAATATAGGGTCTGTAAAAGATCTGAATAAATATGAGCTGTATTACGAAACTTGGGACGGATACATCCTAACTCCAGCAGAAGTGGCAGCAAACTGGGCAGGAGTGAAACTTGGAGAAAATAAGTCAAATAAATTTGAAGGATTGTATAGAACAGGACTACTTGCAGCCTTAAAGTTGCCAAAGTATCAGTTTTTACTAGCCAATATATTTTTAGATGATTTATGGGCATTAGACCCGAATGCAGCTGATTACGAGCATTTTAGACAGGGAGCAGTGGAAGGATATTTTGACAGATATCCAATGTCAGAAGGATCGTACATAAGAACGAGTTCAGCTCAGTTTCCGGGAGTGGCTTTGAAAGGGAAGTTAAAGAGTAATGCAGTAACTACATATGCAAATATATCAGCAGGGAATAATATCTCTATAACAGGAAATGAGCTTAATAATAAAGATGGTAAGATATCGGCAGGGAATACAGCAGAGTTAACAGTGAACACAATAACAAATACCACGACACTGGGAAACAGAATACAGCTGAAAGATGGTGTGGAGTATTACAAACAGGAACATTACGGAAGTGGAAGTGACAGGAAATATCACGTTCAGTATTGGAGAGGACTTGGGAATGGAGATATAGCATATGTAACAGGACAGGCAAGCGTAATAGAAGCAAGAAATCTCATAATAAATACAGGGAACCTGATATTAACACCTGAAATAGATACAAACTCACAGATAATTACAGGAAGTACAGCAGGTGGAGGATTTGTAGATAAAAAGACACTGAATACAAAATCAGGTGATGGTGGATCAGGACAGATAGTAATAATAAAGAATATGGATCCGATTCTTGATATAAAAGCAACAGGAATATTACCAATAAATCCTTTAGCAGCACAGAGCAGTCTTTTTAGTACATCAAATGATCCAACATCAAAATATTTGATGGAAACAAGAAGTAAATATATAAACTTAAATAATTTTTATGGAAGTGATTATTATTTATCAAGAATAGGTTATGATGAAGGAAGTGACTGGAATAAAGCAAGAAGACTCGGAGATGCATATTATGAATATCTTCTGGTAACAAGAACACTAACAGAGAAATTAGGAACTAGATTTATAAATGGTTTAAGTGACAGTGAACTGATGAAAGCAATGTTAGATAATTCTGTAGAACTTCAAAAGGATTTACAGCTTACAGTAGGAGTAGCTTTAACAGCAGATCAGGTAAAAGCTTTGAAGAGTGATGTAATCTGGTATGAGTACGAAGTAGTAAACGGGGAAAAAGTATTAGTACCAAAGGTATATTTAAGTCAGGCAACACTGGCTACAATAGAACCAGATGGAAGAAATAAGATAGGCGGACTTGAATTAACAGCGATAAATGCAGATGAGTTAAGAAATAACGGACAGCTGATAGGAAATGGCGGAGTAACTTATGTAAATGCAGGAAGAGTATATAATGTAACAAATACCAATGAGCTTGCAGAAATAAGAGGAAATGAAGTAACAGTAATAGCCACAGCAGGAAATATAGAAAATATTGGTGGAAGAATAAAAGGAATAGAATCAGTAGCACTAGTAGTTGAAAATGGAGACATAATAAACAGCAGCAGTACTTCAAGAACACAGCAGTATACAAACAGCAGAAATAGTACACAACATGACAGTATATTAAGTGTGGGAAGTATAGAATCAGAAGGAATGACATATATAGAAGGTAAAAACTATATATCAGAAGCTGGAAGAGTGAGTGGAGCAACAACAATAATAGATGTAAAGGAAAATATTACAATAGGAAGTCTAACACTGAACGGTTCAGACAGATCAGGTTCAAGCGGAGATAATTATGCAAACTATGATTCAGTACAAAAGATAGGTTCAGAAGTAATAGGAACAGACAATGTAATATTAAATGCAGGAAGAGATATAACAGTAAAAGGAAGTACAGTAGCATCAGATGGTACAGTGCAAATGACAGCTGAAAATATAAATATATTGAATGAAGTGGAATCAATAAGAAAAGAGACAAAGCAGACAGATAACGGCTTTATGTCAACACATTCAATAGAGGAAAAGAGTTATCAGGAATATGCAGCAGGAAGTACAGTAGTTGGAAATAATATAATACTAGATGCATCAAATGATATAAATGTAAGGGCGTCTACTATAGCAGCAGTAAAAAGTGGAATAGAGAATACCGGCGGGAATATCTCAATGGTTGCTGGCAATGACGTAAATATACTGGTTGACACACTTGATAACAGTTATTCATTTAAGGAAAAGAAAAGTGGATTTAGTACAAACTTAGCAAGTGGCGGGGGAAGCTTTACAGCTGGAGTAAGTTATAGCAAAAGCAGTCTAGAGCAGCAGAGAAATGGGACAACAGTAGCAGTATCATCAATAATATCAGAAGGAAGTACAGTAATAGATGCAGGAAACAGAGTAAGAACAGAAGCAATGCAGGCTAATATTGGTGAGAATTTGGTAATAAGAGGAGTAAACGGAGTAGAACTTCTTGATGCTAAGGAAGTGTATGAAGAAAAGATAAAGCAGAAGACAACAACAGTAGGAGTTAGTCTTAATGTAGGATTTACACCCGCACAACTGGCTAATACAGTGAGTGATGTAGCAGGTAATGTTAAAGATTATGGATTTGATAATACATCACAGACAATAAATACTCTTGGAAATGGTATAAGTGATTTGAGAAGTGTATCAGGACTAACAGGGAATTTAAGAGGATGGGCTGAAACGAAGGGGTATATTGCAGTTAAGGATGTATTCCAGCACGGGAATTTATCACCAGATAATCTAAGAAATGCAGCAAAAGGATTAGTAAGTGCATCAGTATCAGCGAGTTTTAGTCAGAGTAGTTATGAATCAAATACAAGTAGTACAATTTCAGTAGCAGGAGTAATAAATGTAGGGAAGAATTTTGTAATAGAATCAGAAGGAGATGTAAAACTTGTAAATCAGAAAATAAGTGTTGGAGAAAACTTTGTAGTAGATGCTAAAAGCTTTGAAGCAAGGGCTGGGGAAAACACTTATAGTAACAGCACAAAATCAAGTTCTGTAGGTGGAAGTATAGGCTATGATATAGTAAACAACAATGCAATGGGCGGACTAAATATATCAGGAGGAAAATCAAATACAAACTCTAAATATTATGATAATACATTTATAGGAGTAGGAGGGACTTTCCAGCTTACCACAAAAGATGATGCAACATTTGCAGGAGTGAATGTAATAGCAGACAAACTGAACTTTGATATAGGGAAGAATCTAAATATAATATCGTTACAGGATGAGTATAAATCAGATGGAAAAAATTACGGAGCAGGAATAAATGTATCAGGAAGACTTGAAGGTACAAAATATGAAACAGGATCAGCAAGACCATCAATAGGCGGGAACTACGGAGAAAATCATCAGGATAGTAAATGGGTGAGCAATCAAACGAGTATAATAGGAGAAAATGGCGGAAATATAAAAGTAGGAGAAACATTAACAAATATTGGTGCAGTAATAGGAAGTCTGAATGAAGAAAGTAAATTAGGAATAGAAGCAAAAAAAGTTGTAATTGAGAATTTGAAAGATTATAATGAAGGTGAGAACTATGGAATAGGATTAAGCGGAATAAGTTTAAAAGATCCAAAAACAGTAGTTCCACAGACATCAATACAGTATGGAAGTCATGATAAACAACAGGATAGTAATGCAACATTTGTTAATACAGAAGTAACAGAAGCAGGAAAGAAACTGAATCTAGAAGAGCTTGGAATAAATACAGATATTACCAAAGCACAGGTAGTGACGAAGGATAAGGTAGTAGAGCAAATAGATACAGAAATTCATACAGATTTACTAAATGAGACGACAAGAAATCAGTTTATCAAAGATGTGAATGGGCTGGTGCAGCTTCCTGGTGATATAATAAAAGCTATTCAGGTAACAATGAATAATGAAGAAAGTAATTTTCTTGACAATCTTGTAGGAACTTTGAGAAATACAGATTCAGATATGACAAATACTTTGACAATGAAAAAGAAGTATGATGAGTTCAATAAAAAAACAAATTTATCTCCAGAAGAAAAGGCGGAGCAGGTACTATTACTGGCAAATGAGTCAGCAAATAGCATGAGGGGTGATCATGGAATAGATAAAGATACTCCAATATTAGTATTATTTGCAGATGAATCAAAAGGAGATGAAGCGGGAGCTTTTCTACGTGAAGATGGTATGCTGGTAGTATTTATAGATCCAAGTAAAACAGATGTATCAGATGCAAAAAGTGTCTATAATACATTAATGTTTGAAATGAATCATTATAATCCAAGTAATCCATACGTGTATGACCAGAAAGAAAAAGAAGTAACTAAAGACACATTATCGCACAGGCAGGAAGAAGGATTTACTTCAATAGGGCGAAAGGATATAACAGGAGAAGGAAATGCTTTTTATGATGAAATAAAAGGAAGTAAAGTATTAAATATAGGGAATGGGATATATGGTTCAATAGATCCGGAAGATTTGGATTATAGGGATTATTCAATAAATGGTTTTATAAATTGGGGAACAAAGAAAGCTAAAAATACAGCCATAGGTATAAACAATTTATGTAATAAAAATGAAGTTTGTAAAGAAGTAAAAAAAGATGCCAAAAAAGTGGTGAATGTAAGCACAAAAGTAGTGGTGAACAATACAGATAAGGTTTTAGATGCAGTAACAGATGGGAAATTAAGAGTAAGTAAAGATATAGTAGAACAGGTAAATAAGCCAGAGGGAACAACAAAAGGATTAAAAAAAATAGTTGAAGATACAGATGGAAGTAGTACAAAAAAAGCCAAGGAAGCGCTAGTAACCATCATAGTGATGGATAAGGAAACGTCGAAATTATCAGATAATGAGGTCAAAAAACTTAATGGGGAAACAGATAAAAATTTAGATACTAATACAAGAGTGGTAAGCCAACAAGAATATGATGCTTTGAAACCATTGGAAGAGAAATATCCAAGTACAGGTGTTTGGGGTCATATGTGGAATAATTTATTTGAAGGGACTAATTATAATGGTTATCAGATAAAGGTAGTAGGTAAAACTGAAAATGGAGAATTAGTAGTTCAAGAATCATTGAGAACAGGCCCATTATTAGGGGGAGATTTAAATACTTTTTATCAAGATATGAAGGATAATGGAGGAATTCCAGGGACGATAACAAAAATAGGTACAGTAGATTCTTGGGGAGTAGGAACAAATTATGTAATAGGTTCGAATTTAGCAGAGACAGAGTCAGCTATATTAGGGCAAAAAATGTTAGATGTGAAGATATCAGGTTATAATCTGGGAGTTTTAGGATGTGTATCAACAATAGGTGGCTGTGGAATATTAGCAAATGATTTTTATTCAGATATAATGGATACTTTATTTCCAGAAACATATGGTAAGAATAATATAATAAGAGGTACAATAGAAACAGGAGTAAAGTATACATCAGTAGGAGTTCCAGAAGAATACCAAAGTTTAGTAACGGATGTATTATATTTTGGAGCGAATTCAAAGTTAGCAGAAATGGGGAAATGGGAAGATGTAGGAAGTACGTTAAATGGATTATTTAGTAAGAAATATGAGGTAAATAGTTATATAGATCCATTTGGAAATGTATATACAGAAAAAGTACCTATAGAAAATAATTTAGATGATCTGAATAGCAAGGTTTTGGAGGCTTCTAAAAATAACAATTTAGGAAATCAAATTTCAAGAGAGAAAATTATTGAAGGCGCAAAAACATATGAACAGGCTAGAAATAAGGCTTTTGAATTCATTGATGATATTGGACAAACTGAACCATACTATGGGACAATGGATAGAAGCATAGGATATGGGAAAGTAGTAGGACGACAAAGTATTGATGGAAAGGTGAGGTGGAGAGTGGATTATGACCCTCAGAAAGGAATGCACATAAATGTTGAAGATTTTAGATTAGGAAAAGGCGAGAAAGCGCTGAAATATGCAATACCCTTTGATGGAGATGAAAAGACTTTTGAACAAATTTTAAAAAATTTAAATAAGTAA
- a CDS encoding outer membrane beta-barrel protein: MKKILLIIGILAGSLAYAEGNIIEVRGGYDLSSVTNFDEDIYSEYDLDKFVENGLRLGVEYRREVFPNLQIGAGLEYGLSNMDQPGNVRATKENLDYIYDSGNLSSIPLYITARYVFRNPTGINPYVKANLGYSINSGDTSVKLTNFYDGRLVEEYNSEMKNGMYYGLGFGVEYKNFLVDLTYDITYSKAEEKIYNYTDKEGFSHDYDFDVQKLTLSFGYQFEF, from the coding sequence ATGAAAAAAATATTGCTGATTATTGGAATATTAGCTGGTTCATTGGCTTATGCAGAGGGAAATATTATAGAAGTAAGAGGAGGATATGATTTATCAAGTGTTACTAATTTTGATGAAGATATTTATTCTGAATATGATTTAGACAAGTTTGTGGAGAATGGATTACGTCTGGGAGTAGAATATAGAAGGGAAGTATTTCCAAATTTACAGATAGGTGCTGGTTTGGAATACGGACTAAGCAACATGGATCAACCGGGGAATGTAAGAGCAACAAAAGAAAATTTAGATTACATCTATGATTCTGGTAATTTATCAAGTATACCGTTATACATAACAGCAAGATATGTTTTTAGAAATCCAACAGGGATTAATCCGTATGTTAAGGCTAATTTGGGATATTCAATAAACTCTGGAGATACAAGTGTAAAGTTAACTAATTTCTACGACGGAAGATTGGTAGAAGAATATAACTCTGAAATGAAGAATGGGATGTATTACGGATTAGGATTTGGAGTAGAGTATAAGAACTTTTTAGTAGATCTGACATATGATATAACATATTCTAAAGCAGAAGAGAAAATATATAATTATACTGATAAAGAAGGATTTAGTCATGACTATGATTTTGATGTACAGAAGCTGACTCTATCATTTGGATATCAGTTTGAATTTTAA
- a CDS encoding bifunctional 2-polyprenyl-6-hydroxyphenol methylase/3-demethylubiquinol 3-O-methyltransferase UbiG, protein MEKETEEKLAKSLTAETTELLEYIPYLLCDLWEIGSSPYDMEELIRKNIKHYENFEVLDLGCGKGAVSVKLAESLGIHVKGIDIIGDFIEFARKKSVEYEVSHLCEFVLGDINEAVTMEKDYDIVIFGAVGNVLGNPEETLRKLKKTIKDNGFILIDEAYLISSAESIKYKNYEYLPYDEWLCIFEKLGLRVAAEITVSAEQEVGSDAEMAFIEKRAEELIKKFPEKKSIFTGYIQSQKNEYEDLEENVKGVTWLLQKI, encoded by the coding sequence ATGGAAAAAGAGACTGAGGAAAAACTGGCAAAATCACTTACTGCAGAAACAACAGAACTGCTTGAATATATTCCGTATCTGCTTTGTGATTTATGGGAAATAGGCAGCAGCCCTTACGATATGGAAGAATTAATCAGAAAAAATATAAAGCATTATGAAAATTTTGAAGTGCTGGATCTTGGGTGCGGTAAAGGGGCTGTTTCTGTGAAGCTGGCGGAAAGCCTGGGGATTCATGTAAAAGGAATTGACATAATCGGTGATTTTATAGAATTCGCCCGAAAGAAAAGTGTGGAATATGAAGTTTCGCATTTGTGCGAATTTGTTTTGGGAGATATAAATGAGGCAGTTACTATGGAAAAAGATTATGATATTGTGATTTTTGGAGCTGTGGGAAATGTCTTGGGGAATCCAGAGGAAACACTGAGGAAATTGAAAAAGACTATAAAGGATAATGGCTTTATATTGATTGATGAAGCTTATCTGATTAGTTCCGCTGAGAGTATAAAGTATAAAAATTATGAGTATCTGCCTTATGATGAGTGGCTTTGTATATTTGAAAAATTAGGTTTGAGAGTTGCCGCTGAAATAACAGTCAGCGCAGAGCAGGAAGTCGGCAGTGATGCAGAGATGGCGTTTATAGAAAAAAGAGCGGAAGAGCTGATAAAGAAGTTTCCGGAAAAGAAAAGCATATTTACAGGTTATATTCAAAGCCAGAAAAATGAATATGAAGATCTTGAAGAAAATGTAAAAGGCGTAACGTGGCTTTTGCAGAAGATATAA